The proteins below are encoded in one region of Myxococcales bacterium:
- a CDS encoding DUF4388 domain-containing protein, with translation MAGAKLSGKDVVDRLLAENRIDPLQYDSALSHAERHGISAVDAVIEIGVISEHDLLRHLAEVFRTRFVSTEKLAKAAISKDVLKFLPHKVAERLSVFPILFDVKSGTLSVVAAVLPDSDIEKQVKITADVRAVRVYIARPAAVDALINKFYRGQTQAFARFFERQQSSDQGMSAGDVIGQDFGNNAFSGRGASMAPSATRAERPKAKGAQNPSPAIALPHIELPKMDALPSTSEISGTNLNKAKLRSTPLPDGAISLNSFLDTLRVLVTLLERDRKGLRGHSRKVSQLCSRLARRLKLDEKEIRSLEIAALLHDLGKSSADHLTPLYASEYEPHKKQAQTLFQSPIELLESVELPQDAISILRHFYERYDGKGFPGHLKGETIPLGSRILALVESYSDLVSNEFNPYQRKLSPNEALEVLSQYSETLFDAKVLEVFQAIAIGDGLKDSLLPPKPGVLLIDPNLDEVAAVELRFIEQGYVVEVAQTSDEARKVLKENSIGLVISEVELEPMDGFALLAQIRAEKVSIPWIFLTNRSDREAVSKGFEKGAVDFWVKPTTAEVVVTKAQKLMSGSSITPTASGIAGSLTQMALPEIVQVFAHGRKSGKLSIESGGKSAEVHFHTGDVYNARFGDLEGDKAFYALLLLTEGQFSVDPSFLPEERKIQASAESLLLEGMRLLDEAERA, from the coding sequence ATGGCGGGAGCAAAGCTAAGCGGAAAAGATGTTGTCGATCGCCTTCTGGCCGAAAATCGTATCGACCCGTTGCAGTATGATTCTGCGCTCAGTCATGCGGAGCGACACGGGATCTCGGCTGTCGATGCTGTTATCGAGATTGGCGTGATATCCGAACATGATTTGCTGAGGCACCTTGCAGAAGTTTTTCGCACGCGTTTTGTTTCAACAGAAAAATTAGCGAAAGCTGCAATCAGCAAAGATGTCCTTAAATTTTTACCACACAAAGTTGCGGAACGTTTGAGTGTATTCCCTATTTTGTTTGATGTGAAAAGTGGGACACTTTCTGTGGTTGCCGCGGTGCTTCCTGATTCGGATATCGAAAAGCAGGTTAAGATCACTGCTGATGTAAGAGCGGTGCGCGTGTACATCGCGAGACCCGCAGCGGTCGATGCTCTCATCAACAAATTTTATCGCGGACAGACGCAGGCCTTTGCACGGTTCTTTGAACGGCAACAGAGTTCAGATCAGGGAATGAGTGCAGGGGATGTCATCGGACAGGACTTTGGTAACAATGCATTTTCGGGAAGAGGCGCGTCCATGGCCCCTTCAGCGACCCGCGCGGAACGTCCCAAGGCGAAGGGGGCGCAAAACCCTTCGCCGGCCATTGCACTGCCTCACATCGAGCTGCCTAAGATGGATGCTCTACCTTCAACAAGTGAAATAAGCGGAACGAATCTAAACAAAGCAAAGCTTCGTTCAACACCATTGCCGGATGGTGCAATTTCGCTCAATTCCTTCTTGGATACGCTGCGTGTCCTTGTGACGCTGCTGGAGCGCGATAGAAAGGGTTTGCGCGGTCATTCTCGCAAAGTATCGCAGCTTTGTTCACGGCTTGCGCGTCGTTTGAAGCTTGATGAAAAAGAGATTCGTTCTTTGGAGATTGCCGCGCTTTTGCACGATTTAGGCAAATCCTCGGCCGATCATCTAACGCCTCTTTATGCGAGTGAATACGAACCTCACAAAAAACAAGCGCAAACACTTTTCCAAAGTCCTATTGAACTGCTTGAAAGCGTTGAACTTCCGCAAGACGCAATCAGCATACTTCGTCATTTTTACGAACGCTATGACGGCAAAGGTTTTCCTGGGCATCTCAAGGGTGAAACTATTCCGCTTGGCTCACGTATACTTGCGTTAGTTGAGAGTTACTCAGATTTGGTTTCCAATGAGTTCAATCCGTATCAACGCAAGTTAAGTCCAAACGAGGCGCTTGAAGTCTTGTCGCAGTACTCAGAAACGCTTTTTGATGCAAAGGTTTTAGAAGTCTTCCAAGCAATCGCTATTGGCGATGGTTTGAAGGACAGTTTGCTTCCACCGAAACCCGGTGTGCTCTTAATTGATCCGAATCTAGATGAAGTTGCTGCAGTTGAGCTTCGTTTCATTGAGCAAGGCTATGTCGTGGAAGTAGCGCAAACGAGTGATGAAGCTCGCAAAGTTCTAAAAGAAAATTCAATCGGGCTTGTGATATCGGAAGTTGAACTCGAGCCGATGGATGGTTTTGCGCTATTGGCCCAGATTCGCGCAGAGAAAGTTAGTATCCCCTGGATCTTTTTGACAAACCGTTCCGATCGAGAGGCTGTATCAAAAGGATTTGAAAAAGGAGCTGTCGACTTTTGGGTCAAACCAACCACCGCCGAAGTGGTGGTCACCAAAGCCCAAAAATTGATGAGTGGGAGCTCGATTACGCCGACCGCATCGGGTATCGCGGGATCGCTTACTCAAATGGCATTGCCAGAAATCGTTCAGGTCTTTGCCCATGGCCGAAAAAGTGGGAAGCTGAGCATTGAATCGGGTGGCAAAAGCGCCGAGGTTCACTTTCATACCGGTGATGTCTACAACGCCCGCTTTGGCGACCTTGAAGGAGATAAAGCGTTTTACGCCCTACTTTTGCTTACCGAAGGCCAGTTTTCAGTGGATCCTAGTTTTTTGCCTGAGGAACGAAAGATACAGGCTTCTGCCGAATCGTTATTACTTGAAGGCATGCGCCTGCTCGATGAGGCCGAGCGAGCATAG
- a CDS encoding pyridoxal phosphate-dependent aminotransferase family protein has translation MSWIEEKAHKELERVREARDKQVYPFFKPFETGGLHTTIAGSPIVNFSSNDYLGLTTHPKVKEAAKKAVDIFSCGLSSSRVQATTTAHVELEERLAQWMGFDKTLIFTTGYQAMLGTIMSLADQDTTLILDNLSHACILDGTFLAAGTPTRQPEVRFFNHNSARSLERILKSKSRKNALVLIEGIYSLDGDMAKIKEFVDICDRYDAVMICDDAHGTGTLGKTGKGIIEQFGLEGRVPIVISTFSKSLGGIGGILAASEEVVDLVKHTARSFLFSASLPVPVVAAASTILTMLEEEGEALLGELHEKANYMRKSLTGLGFDLGLSDTHIMPVMCRDERKALFMHVALLESGVMMVPITYPGVKKGEERLRVNITRGHSKDDMDKALELLDSYGQAFYVQSGEDLGPMEA, from the coding sequence ATGAGTTGGATAGAAGAAAAAGCACACAAGGAGCTTGAACGCGTTCGAGAAGCTCGCGACAAACAAGTTTACCCTTTTTTCAAACCCTTTGAGACGGGTGGTTTGCACACAACCATTGCAGGCTCACCGATTGTTAATTTCAGCTCAAACGACTATCTTGGCTTAACCACGCATCCCAAGGTTAAAGAAGCTGCGAAAAAAGCGGTGGATATCTTTTCGTGTGGTCTGAGTTCTTCGCGCGTGCAGGCGACAACTACTGCGCATGTTGAACTTGAAGAACGTCTCGCTCAATGGATGGGCTTCGACAAAACATTAATCTTTACGACAGGCTACCAAGCGATGCTTGGAACCATCATGTCGCTTGCCGATCAAGACACTACTTTGATTTTAGACAACCTAAGCCATGCTTGCATCTTAGATGGAACCTTCCTCGCCGCTGGAACCCCGACCCGACAGCCTGAAGTTCGGTTTTTCAATCACAACTCGGCGCGTTCTCTTGAACGTATATTAAAGAGCAAGAGCCGAAAAAATGCATTGGTATTGATTGAAGGTATTTACTCGCTTGATGGCGATATGGCCAAAATCAAAGAATTCGTCGATATTTGTGATCGCTACGATGCGGTGATGATTTGCGATGATGCGCACGGCACGGGCACGCTCGGCAAAACAGGCAAGGGCATTATTGAGCAATTTGGTCTTGAAGGCCGCGTGCCGATTGTGATCAGCACTTTTTCAAAATCCCTTGGCGGGATCGGTGGCATTCTCGCTGCATCGGAAGAGGTGGTTGATCTTGTCAAGCACACTGCGCGCTCATTTTTGTTTAGTGCATCTCTGCCGGTGCCCGTTGTTGCTGCGGCTTCTACGATCTTGACGATGCTTGAAGAGGAAGGCGAGGCGTTGCTTGGCGAGCTGCATGAAAAAGCGAACTACATGCGCAAGAGTTTGACTGGCCTTGGTTTTGATTTGGGTCTGAGCGATACGCACATCATGCCTGTGATGTGCCGGGATGAGCGTAAGGCTTTGTTCATGCATGTTGCCTTGCTTGAGAGCGGCGTGATGATGGTGCCTATTACCTATCCAGGTGTGAAGAAGGGTGAAGAGCGCTTGCGTGTTAATATTACCCGTGGCCATAGCAAAGACGATATGGACAAAGCGCTTGAACTTTTGGACTCCTATGGCCAGGCTTTCTATGTTCAATCGGGCGAAGATCTTGGTCCAATGGAAGCTTAG
- a CDS encoding protein kinase — protein MVACPTCGEDLAEGARFCAHCGAAVSAAALDDPLIGRVINGAYRVEEAIGVGGMGRVYRATQTNLGRTVAIKVIHQHLLGDEPSVARFYTEARAASRLNHPNSVGIIDFGRTDDGLLHLVMEYLHGKDLALLMQDEGPFSFPRICRILENVLAALAEAHELSVIHRDLKPENIIIQKSRRGGDFVKVVDFGLAKILEPSATSVTTPGLVCGTPDYMSPEQARGEEVDGRGDIYSVGVLLFELLSERLPFEDETPTKVALRHLTDPVPDPRVLAPHRNIPDELAEICMRALSKEREDRYATADEMAAAIRQAHDHLGDEHDSKGLKCPACSASVKSRMKFCAECGVRLGGAVSSVRPSISSRPPMSLPPVMDVRGRLIGRHAEIEQFDALRDEAKSRPIFVHFSGEIGMGKTRLLSEIADRASKKGDAVVASGPHASGALVPYSTIRSLIAGLVGVEESNLRKFLESNEVFEDGLSRAGLHELVQPNGLSGLEGRSRAGAVAYSLAAAMRWASLQTSTRRVIVLVDDLGRCDGLSQRTLAKLPQFIEDLSAMVVTTSDPAFRQLLTEGVVTIPLRGLVGDEASQLFSGSFNLGANSQPALLLRPEGMSPFYIEQIRALGVINSEDEASFPRLSDVIIQRLERLEITARKVLQAAAVLGERCTLEDLQSIVNDPDINLGLDTLQRSELLYVRDNEIQIAHPFIRDLVEASIPAAARMDLHAQALQVANARQAPLEVRAQHAYRGGEFMTAMVLLERMGTAALHRGSAETAIDAFRHGLELARRELLETGDDSLDKALVSFSRRLGEALELQNDYAGADGVLREAIDLAGPSSVERARMLNVLGRVGARRERRRDAMRLLGTALEIATNADDAEVAADAHLAISKVRLSEGDQIGAANALRRASEQILGRHSSKEAEIAVRLAETLIDIGDVEEGQKVLERAYQLAVDAESPALLAAVLGVTATVDELEGQIDTAARRYKEAAQQAAEAGDADAYFRWRRASSTLKKAVNE, from the coding sequence GTGGTAGCTTGTCCAACATGCGGCGAAGATTTAGCCGAAGGCGCTCGTTTTTGCGCCCACTGTGGTGCTGCCGTCAGCGCTGCCGCTCTGGACGATCCACTTATTGGCCGTGTGATCAACGGGGCCTACCGTGTGGAGGAGGCCATCGGCGTGGGTGGTATGGGCCGAGTTTATCGCGCAACGCAAACTAACCTTGGCCGCACGGTTGCGATTAAAGTGATTCACCAGCATTTGTTGGGTGATGAGCCATCGGTTGCTCGTTTTTACACCGAGGCACGTGCGGCCAGTCGTTTGAATCATCCAAACAGCGTTGGCATCATTGATTTTGGTCGCACCGACGATGGGTTGCTACATCTGGTGATGGAGTATTTGCATGGCAAAGACCTCGCCCTGTTGATGCAGGATGAAGGCCCTTTTTCTTTTCCAAGGATTTGCCGCATTCTAGAAAACGTTTTAGCGGCGCTTGCCGAGGCACATGAGCTTTCGGTGATTCATCGAGACTTGAAACCAGAAAACATCATTATTCAAAAAAGCCGTCGGGGTGGTGATTTTGTTAAAGTTGTTGATTTCGGTCTAGCCAAAATATTGGAGCCTTCTGCGACTTCGGTAACGACCCCGGGCTTAGTGTGTGGCACCCCAGACTATATGTCTCCGGAGCAAGCGCGCGGTGAAGAAGTCGATGGTCGTGGCGATATCTACTCGGTCGGTGTGCTTTTGTTTGAGTTACTTTCTGAACGATTGCCCTTTGAGGATGAAACTCCAACTAAAGTAGCTTTGCGTCACCTCACGGATCCTGTTCCTGATCCACGTGTGCTTGCGCCGCATCGAAACATTCCAGACGAGTTGGCTGAGATTTGCATGCGTGCGCTATCAAAAGAGCGCGAGGATCGTTATGCCACAGCGGACGAGATGGCAGCCGCGATTCGACAAGCCCACGACCATCTTGGGGATGAGCACGATAGCAAAGGGTTAAAGTGTCCGGCCTGCAGTGCATCAGTAAAGTCACGTATGAAGTTTTGCGCAGAGTGCGGTGTGCGTCTTGGCGGAGCCGTCTCGTCGGTTCGCCCCTCAATTAGTTCAAGGCCTCCGATGAGTTTGCCTCCGGTCATGGACGTTCGAGGTCGACTTATTGGCCGGCACGCTGAAATCGAACAATTTGATGCCTTGCGTGATGAAGCTAAATCAAGACCGATCTTTGTTCACTTTTCCGGCGAGATCGGCATGGGAAAAACACGGCTACTTTCTGAGATAGCGGATAGAGCTTCTAAGAAGGGCGATGCTGTGGTGGCTTCCGGCCCGCATGCAAGCGGTGCTTTGGTTCCATACAGCACCATACGCTCTTTGATTGCGGGACTTGTTGGCGTTGAAGAAAGCAATCTGCGTAAGTTTTTGGAAAGCAACGAAGTCTTTGAGGATGGCCTTTCACGTGCGGGATTGCACGAACTGGTCCAGCCCAATGGACTTAGCGGTCTTGAAGGGCGCTCGCGTGCTGGTGCTGTGGCGTATTCGCTGGCGGCAGCTATGCGCTGGGCTTCTCTTCAAACCAGTACGCGGCGCGTGATTGTGCTTGTCGACGATCTAGGTCGTTGCGATGGACTCTCCCAACGCACTCTTGCCAAATTGCCGCAGTTTATCGAAGATCTTTCCGCGATGGTTGTGACCACAAGCGATCCTGCGTTTCGTCAGCTTTTGACGGAAGGCGTGGTTACAATTCCTTTGCGTGGTTTGGTCGGTGATGAGGCAAGCCAATTGTTTTCGGGTAGCTTTAACTTAGGTGCCAATTCGCAGCCTGCCTTGCTGCTACGACCTGAAGGGATGAGCCCGTTTTATATCGAGCAAATACGTGCTCTTGGCGTGATTAACAGCGAAGATGAAGCGTCGTTTCCCCGGCTTTCGGATGTGATTATTCAACGGCTTGAGCGTCTTGAGATTACCGCTCGTAAAGTTTTGCAAGCTGCCGCTGTTTTAGGGGAGCGTTGTACGCTTGAAGATTTACAAAGCATTGTTAATGACCCCGATATTAACTTGGGTCTTGATACCTTGCAGCGCAGTGAGCTGCTCTATGTACGCGACAACGAAATACAGATAGCGCACCCATTCATTCGCGACTTAGTGGAAGCTTCCATCCCCGCGGCTGCGCGTATGGATTTGCATGCTCAAGCTTTGCAAGTTGCCAACGCAAGACAAGCGCCGTTAGAGGTGCGCGCACAACATGCCTATCGCGGTGGTGAGTTTATGACAGCGATGGTGTTGTTGGAGCGTATGGGTACGGCAGCATTGCACCGGGGCAGTGCAGAAACGGCAATCGATGCTTTTCGACATGGGTTAGAGCTTGCGCGTCGTGAACTTCTTGAAACGGGTGATGACAGTTTGGATAAGGCCTTGGTGAGCTTTAGTCGTCGTCTGGGTGAAGCGCTTGAATTGCAAAACGATTACGCGGGCGCTGACGGTGTTTTGCGTGAAGCTATCGACCTGGCTGGCCCGAGTAGCGTGGAACGTGCACGGATGCTTAATGTACTTGGCCGGGTTGGTGCGCGCCGTGAACGACGCCGTGACGCCATGCGCTTGCTGGGAACTGCTCTGGAAATCGCGACCAATGCCGATGATGCTGAGGTAGCAGCTGATGCGCATCTTGCGATTTCAAAGGTCCGACTTTCGGAGGGCGATCAAATCGGTGCTGCCAATGCACTTAGACGCGCTTCGGAGCAGATTTTGGGCAGACACTCATCAAAAGAGGCTGAGATCGCTGTGCGCCTTGCTGAAACCCTTATTGATATCGGTGATGTTGAAGAAGGTCAAAAGGTATTGGAACGGGCCTATCAGTTGGCTGTGGATGCCGAGTCGCCTGCTCTGCTTGCTGCTGTGCTTGGTGTTACCGCAACCGTTGATGAACTTGAGGGCCAAATCGATACCGCCGCAAGACGCTACAAAGAGGCCGCACAACAGGCTGCCGAGGCAGGGGATGCCGATGCTTATTTCCGTTGGCGACGTGCTTCTTCGACGTTAAAAA
- a CDS encoding EAL domain-containing protein yields MEDRILLVDDEPAVLRSATRALAPLHLTIDTAALPSDALKQVAKHSYSVVAVDLDMPEMSGLELITKIQKKLPHATYMVVTGKLEVEPSTVFISDAVTSIVYKPWAPEELISGLEYAIKRYHQRRHSEKTKHVLLIEDNPTDIELVTKRLQATDWKGKLTSATSLTEAIQKLKLESFSAIVLDLSLSDADGLESVETLRHSHPGIPIVVLSGHEDEERAIKAVQSGAEDYLFKWEASGRSLVRSIGFAIERHSNSRRIAQLVHYDELTHLPKRKLFRNHLHRAISRARLNHTGVALLYLNMDRFHLLNEEKGYDVADAVLQTTADQIRLCIDIPDKLGKLGANEFGIACPGEKPAARALSVLEKIRTVRAQNKANDNGVHELPLSIGVALYPENGNTVDELLQYAEQAMHRGRAHRDRDNDVHVEFYSAETHARELCVQRMERDLRQALTRQEFDLVYQSQHRIANGALVGAEALLRWHHNDIVISPAEFIPLLEKSGLIQEVGQWVLTQACKQIRLWHESGIRDIRVAVNVSARQLESEDFVKAVLQAIEQYKIPPACLELELTETSLIANLDLTSQVLKQFGEIGVRVAVDDFGTGYSSLVYLKSLPVHCLKIDQSFIADIGIKAEAEAISLAVINLAQALGLQVIAEGVETKEQLEFLRDAGCDEAQGYFFGRPNPSSVLTNLYMKSHASKFPVQKSEDKA; encoded by the coding sequence ATGGAGGATCGCATCCTACTCGTCGATGACGAACCAGCAGTATTACGTTCCGCAACTCGGGCACTCGCTCCGCTACATTTGACAATCGATACAGCGGCTCTGCCATCCGATGCGCTCAAACAAGTTGCAAAGCATAGCTACTCAGTCGTAGCAGTCGATCTCGATATGCCGGAAATGAGCGGACTGGAGCTCATCACTAAAATTCAAAAGAAACTACCACATGCCACCTATATGGTCGTCACTGGCAAGCTCGAAGTTGAGCCATCAACCGTCTTTATCTCCGATGCAGTTACCTCAATCGTTTATAAACCCTGGGCTCCAGAAGAACTCATAAGTGGTCTTGAGTACGCTATCAAACGCTACCATCAACGACGCCACAGCGAAAAAACGAAACATGTGCTTCTCATAGAGGACAACCCCACTGACATTGAGCTTGTTACAAAGAGGCTGCAAGCCACCGACTGGAAAGGAAAGCTCACTTCAGCAACCTCTTTGACCGAAGCAATCCAAAAACTAAAGCTAGAATCTTTTTCAGCGATTGTATTGGACCTCAGTTTGTCCGATGCAGACGGACTTGAAAGCGTAGAGACACTACGACACAGTCATCCTGGAATACCTATTGTCGTCCTTAGCGGACACGAAGACGAAGAGCGCGCTATCAAAGCAGTACAAAGCGGAGCCGAAGACTATTTATTCAAATGGGAAGCAAGTGGTCGCTCCTTGGTACGATCAATTGGTTTTGCTATCGAACGACACTCCAACTCTCGGCGCATCGCTCAGCTTGTTCACTATGACGAACTTACGCATCTCCCAAAACGCAAACTTTTCAGGAATCATCTGCACCGGGCTATATCACGCGCACGTTTGAATCATACCGGTGTTGCACTCTTGTATCTCAACATGGATCGATTTCACCTGCTCAATGAAGAGAAAGGCTACGATGTGGCCGATGCCGTCTTACAAACGACAGCCGATCAAATTCGTTTGTGCATTGATATACCAGATAAACTCGGAAAGCTTGGAGCAAACGAATTCGGGATTGCGTGTCCTGGAGAAAAACCGGCGGCCAGAGCTCTCTCCGTTCTTGAAAAAATTCGAACCGTGAGGGCCCAAAACAAAGCCAATGATAACGGCGTCCATGAATTGCCTTTGAGTATTGGAGTGGCGCTCTATCCGGAAAATGGCAACACAGTCGATGAGCTTTTGCAATATGCCGAACAAGCGATGCACCGCGGCAGAGCGCATCGCGATAGGGACAACGATGTTCATGTTGAATTCTATAGCGCTGAAACCCACGCTAGAGAGCTCTGCGTTCAGCGCATGGAGCGAGATCTTCGCCAAGCACTTACTAGACAAGAGTTCGATTTAGTTTACCAATCACAGCATCGCATAGCCAATGGGGCTCTGGTTGGAGCTGAAGCTCTTTTGCGTTGGCACCACAACGATATAGTTATTTCGCCTGCTGAGTTTATTCCCCTTCTTGAAAAAAGTGGACTCATCCAAGAAGTGGGTCAATGGGTTCTTACACAGGCTTGCAAACAGATTCGTCTGTGGCACGAAAGTGGCATTCGCGATATTCGAGTGGCTGTCAACGTTTCTGCCAGACAGCTTGAATCCGAAGATTTTGTAAAAGCTGTACTTCAAGCCATTGAACAATATAAAATCCCGCCCGCTTGTTTAGAACTGGAACTCACCGAGACCAGCCTTATTGCAAATCTCGATCTAACAAGCCAAGTTTTGAAACAATTCGGTGAGATCGGAGTCCGTGTAGCAGTTGATGATTTTGGAACAGGCTACTCATCTCTAGTTTATCTAAAGAGCTTACCTGTGCACTGCTTAAAAATAGATCAGTCATTCATCGCGGACATTGGAATCAAAGCGGAGGCAGAAGCCATTTCTCTAGCCGTTATCAATCTTGCACAGGCCTTAGGCCTTCAAGTGATTGCAGAAGGGGTAGAAACAAAGGAGCAGTTAGAATTCCTTAGGGATGCCGGTTGCGATGAGGCACAAGGTTATTTCTTCGGACGCCCTAATCCTTCCTCTGTCTTAACCAATCTCTACATGAAGTCTCATGCGAGTAAGTTTCCAGTTCAAAAGTCGGAAGATAAAGCCTAG
- a CDS encoding ABC transporter permease yields the protein MANSTYSLPPGAHVPWGRRFFVFFKQTGQVTLLTKNAIVALVTTRFEPRAYLYQLEQLGVRSLGIAIATSIFVGIVMAIQFAFSLEMFGAKDTVGRIVGLSEVRELAPSLTALVVGSRIASGMAAEIGSMAVTEQLDAIRALGADPIRKLVVPRVLAGITIMPLLTCISLVLGVLSALTVCRITFGIPAPFFLATALDTVRMQDLMAGLGKTPFFGFLISILGCHFGMHTFGGTEGVGSSTTSAVVVVSITILVADALLTQIFLSF from the coding sequence ATGGCCAACAGTACCTACAGTCTGCCGCCCGGCGCCCACGTACCATGGGGTCGCCGTTTTTTCGTGTTTTTCAAGCAGACCGGTCAGGTGACCCTGCTTACCAAAAACGCGATTGTTGCGCTTGTGACTACCCGTTTCGAGCCTCGGGCCTACCTCTATCAACTTGAACAACTCGGCGTACGATCCCTTGGGATTGCCATAGCCACCTCGATTTTTGTTGGCATCGTCATGGCTATTCAATTTGCTTTTTCCCTGGAAATGTTTGGAGCCAAAGACACCGTGGGCCGTATTGTTGGTCTCTCGGAGGTACGTGAATTGGCTCCGTCACTTACCGCTCTGGTCGTTGGTAGCCGAATCGCTTCAGGCATGGCTGCCGAAATCGGTTCGATGGCGGTCACTGAACAGCTTGATGCCATTCGAGCTCTTGGCGCAGATCCCATTCGCAAATTGGTTGTCCCGCGTGTACTTGCAGGAATTACAATTATGCCGCTGCTCACCTGCATATCGCTTGTGCTCGGAGTTCTTAGTGCACTGACTGTCTGCCGGATCACTTTTGGAATCCCGGCGCCTTTCTTTTTGGCTACGGCACTTGATACCGTTCGCATGCAGGATTTGATGGCCGGTTTGGGGAAAACACCTTTTTTCGGCTTTTTGATTTCGATTTTAGGCTGCCACTTTGGAATGCATACCTTCGGCGGTACCGAAGGCGTAGGCAGCTCAACCACCTCCGCAGTGGTGGTTGTCTCCATTACGATTTTAGTCGCCGACGCCTTGCTAACACAAATCTTTTTGTCGTTTTAG
- a CDS encoding enoyl-[acyl-carrier-protein] reductase, translating to MKIDLSGKRAFVAGVADDGGFGFAIAKDLAEAGAEVVVGTWPPAYTIFTKLLERGRMDDSLKLSDGSKLSFKKIYPLDADYDTLEDCPEEIRSSKRYQNHSDFSIQGVCDAMVKDFGPKPVDIVVHSLANGPEVKKSLIHTSRKGYLAAIGASSYSYVSMVQRFSPIMNAGGSFLSLTFMASERVVPGYGGGMSTAKAALESDTRVLAYEAGHQWGVRVNCISAGPWASRAASAIGFIGNMVEYAARNAALPEKLNATEVGSAAAFLCSPLASGITGTTVYVDKGYHSMGMALDAVPSDIDTPCLK from the coding sequence ATGAAAATCGACCTCTCAGGAAAACGTGCCTTTGTTGCTGGTGTGGCGGATGACGGTGGTTTTGGTTTTGCCATTGCCAAAGATCTCGCGGAAGCTGGAGCGGAAGTTGTTGTTGGAACGTGGCCGCCTGCGTACACAATATTTACGAAACTGTTAGAGCGAGGACGAATGGATGACTCGCTTAAGTTATCGGATGGCAGCAAGCTTTCCTTTAAAAAAATCTATCCGCTTGATGCCGACTACGACACCCTTGAGGACTGCCCTGAGGAAATTCGGAGCAGCAAGCGTTACCAAAACCACAGTGATTTTTCGATCCAAGGTGTTTGCGATGCGATGGTGAAAGACTTTGGTCCCAAACCTGTGGACATTGTGGTGCACAGTCTTGCCAATGGTCCTGAGGTTAAAAAATCGCTCATCCATACTTCACGTAAGGGTTATCTTGCAGCGATCGGAGCTAGCAGCTACTCGTATGTATCGATGGTGCAGCGTTTCTCTCCTATCATGAACGCAGGTGGTTCGTTTTTGTCGCTTACTTTCATGGCTTCGGAACGGGTGGTTCCGGGTTACGGCGGCGGCATGTCCACAGCTAAGGCGGCTCTTGAATCCGATACGCGGGTGCTTGCGTATGAAGCGGGTCATCAATGGGGCGTGCGGGTGAACTGCATCTCAGCAGGGCCTTGGGCATCACGCGCTGCTAGTGCCATTGGTTTCATTGGCAATATGGTTGAATACGCTGCTCGAAATGCAGCTCTTCCGGAAAAGCTAAACGCTACCGAGGTAGGCTCAGCAGCCGCATTTTTGTGCAGTCCACTGGCTAGCGGCATCACGGGGACTACGGTCTATGTTGACAAAGGTTATCACAGCATGGGCATGGCCCTCGATGCTGTGCCCTCAGACATCGATACTCCCTGCCTCAAATAG